In Torulaspora globosa chromosome 1, complete sequence, a genomic segment contains:
- the HNM1 gene encoding Hnm1p (ancestral locus Anc_6.205) — translation MAGVSRTSSYDVDVASQGELHNRDSRLQKTDSKTELDVAYDNHGGEIHLRKSFSLWSILGVGFGLTNSWFGISVSMVTGISSGGPMMIVYGIIIVALVSVCIGISLGELSSAYPHAGGQFWWSLKLAPPKHKRFAAYLCGSFAYAGSVFTTASTTLSVAAELVGMYALTHPNFEVKRWHVFVCFELLHLFLLIFNCYGRSLPLISASSLYISLLSFFTITITVLACSSGKFNDAKFVFATFYNETGWKNGGIAFIVGLINPAWSFSCLDCATHMAFEVERPERVIPIAIMGTVAIGFVTSFCYVISMFFSIRDLAGLMQSNTGAPILDIYNQALGNKSGAIFLGCLVLFTSFGCVIACHTWQARLGWSFARDRGLPFSRFWSQVNPQVGVPLNAHLMSCAWVSLIGLLYLASSTAFNSLITGCIAFLLLSYAIPVICLLRKKRQIKHGPFWLGPVGYFANIVLLCWTVFSIVFFSFPPTLPVDRNNMNYVCVVIVGFTLYSLAYWRFKGRKEFSAIAEEEELLTNLVPTEDSDIEHSQPEMVLMTGKDSKSSE, via the coding sequence ATGGCTGGCGTCTCTCGGACTTCCTCTTACGACGTCGATGTCGCATCTCAGGGCGAATTGCACAACAGAGATTCACGCCTGCAAAAAACAGACTCCAAAACCGAATTGGATGTGGCTTACGACAATCACGGTGGAGAAATTCACCTGCGgaaatctttctccttATGGTCGATCCTTGGGGTGGGTTTTGGCCTAACAAATTCGTGGTTCGGAATCTCAGTCTCCATGGTCACTGGTATCTCTTCTGGTGGACCCATGATGATTGTTTATGGTATCATAATCGTGGCTCTGGTATCGGTTTGTATTGGGATATCTCTGGGTGAACTATCCTCTGCCTATCCTCACGCGGGAGGCCAGTTTTGGTGGTCGTTGAAATTGGCGCCACCAAAGCACAAAAGGTTTGCGGCCTATCTATGTGGTTCGTTTGCGTATGCAGGATCTGTCTTTACAACTGCTTCTACAACGCTGTCAGTGGCCGCCGAATTGGTTGGTATGTACGCTTTGACGCATCCCAATTTTGAGGTAAAGAGATGGCACGTATTTGTCTGCTTTGAGCTGTTGCATCTGTTTTTGCTGATATTCAATTGCTATGGTAGATCGTTGCCACTTATCTCGGCGTCTTCGCTGTATATTTCTTTGCTATCCTTCTTCACAATCACCATTACCGTGCTTGCATGCTCCAGTGGTAAGTTTAATGATGCCAAGTTCGTCTTCGCAACCTTTTACAACGAAACAGGCTGGAAAAACGGAGGAATTGCGTTCATAGTCGGTCTCATCAACCCTGCATGGTCTTTCTCCTGCTTGGATTGCGCCACCCATATGGCGTTTGAGGTCGAGAGACCGGAAAGGGTCATTCCTATCGCGATAATGGGCACTGTCGCTATTGGCTTTGTTACATCTTTCTGCTATGTGATCTCTATGTTCTTCTCTATTCGTGACCTGGCTGGGTTAATGCAATCTAACACAGGTGCACCAATTCTGGATATCTACAACCAGGCTCTCGGCAATAAGTCTGGTGCTATATTCTTGGGATGCTTGGTTTTGTTTACTTCCTTTGGCTGCGTCATTGCCTGCCACACTTGGCAGGCAAGACTGGGCTGGTCCTTTGCCAGAGATAGGGGTCTGCCATTTTCCCGTTTTTGGTCCCAAGTTAACCCGCAGGTGGGCGTCCCGCTGAACGCACATTTGATGTCTTGTGCCTGGGTCTCGTTAATCGGCTTGCTATATCTGGCATCGAGCACTGCTTTCAATTCCCTAATCACCGGTTGTATCGCCTTCTTACTGCTATCGTACGCCATCCCGGTCATATGTCTGCTGCGTAAGAAACGTCAGATCAAGCATGGTCCCTTCTGGCTAGGTCCAGTCGGCTATTTTGCGAACAtcgttcttctttgctggACAGTCTTCAGCattgtcttcttctcttttccTCCAACCTTACCAGTGGATAGAAACAATATGAACTACGTCTGTGTGGTCATAGTTGGTTTCACACTCTACTCATTAGCGTATTGGAGGTTTAAAGGCCGTAAAGAATTTTCTGCCATAGCGGAGGAAGAGGAATTACTCACCAACTTGGTTCCTACAGAAGACTCCGACATCGAACACAGCCAACCGGAAATGGTTCTTATGACTGGCAAAGACTCCAAATCCAGCGAATGA
- the DBP3 gene encoding RNA-dependent ATPase DBP3 (ancestral locus Anc_6.204), translated as MTKEEIKEKKRKSQDDLKTERKKHKKDKKDKKDKKHKKDKKDKKDKREESKENCIEQIEKVDTGAVIHKSSEPEISAFYKENEVSVDYPIERHIQPVLTFDELSLDSRIQSALSVFTKPTPIQSVSWPYLLSGKDVIGVAETGSGKTFAFGVPAINKLVTQSSKPKGVQVLVISPTRELASQIYDNLVLLTEKAKLDCCCVYGGVPKHEQREKLKKTQVVVATPGRLLDLMQEGSVDLSNVSYLVLDEADRMLEKGFEEDIKNIMKETNTKGRQTLMFTATWPKEVRELASTFMSDPVKVSIGNRDELSANKRITQVVEVIEQFQKEKKLLELLKKYQSGAKKNDKVLIFALYKKEAARVERNLKYNGYKVAAIHGDLSQQQRTQALSEFKSGASNLLLATDVAARGLDIPNVKTVINLTFPLTVEDYVHRIGRTGRAGQTGTAHTLFTEQEKHLAGALVNVLNGANQPVPEDLKKFGTHTKKKEHSAYGAFYKDVDMNKKPKKITFD; from the coding sequence ATGACgaaagaagagataaaggagaaaaagagaaagtcTCAAGATGATCTGAAAACGGAGAGGAAAAAGCACAAGAAAGATaagaaggataagaaggacaagaaacacaagaaggataaaaaggacaagaaagataAGCGGGAGGAGAGCAAAGAAAACTGTATCGAGCAGATAGAAAAGGTCGACACTGGTGCTGTTATTCACAAGTCTTCCGAACCTGAGATCAGTGCTTTCTAcaaggaaaatgaagtTAGTGTGGATTATCCAATTGAAAGGCATATCCAGCCTGTGTTAACGTTTGATGAGCTATCCTTGGATTCAAGAATACAATCGGCTCTTTCCGTTTTTACAAAACCAACGCCTATTCAATCTGTCTCCTGGCCTTACCTTTTGTCGGGGAAAGACGTTATTGGTGTCGCCGAGACCGGTTCTGGTAAGACGTTCGCATTCGGTGTGCCAGCAATCAATAAACTGGTTACTCAATCCAGTAAACCGAAGGGAGTACAGGTATTGGTCATTTCGCCAACCAGAGAACTTGCCTCCCAGATTTATGACAATCTGGTTCTTTTGACTGAGAAAGCGAAGCTAGACTGCTGTTGCGTCTATGGCGGTGTGCCAAAACATGAGCAAAGGGAAAAATTAAAGAAGACGCAGGTGGTAGTGGCCACTCCAGGAAGATTGCTGGATCTGATGCAGGAGGGCTCTGTGGATTTATCCAATGTTTCATACTTAGTGCTTGACGAGGCTGATAGAATGCTGGAAAAGGGTTTTGAGGAAgacatcaagaacattATGAAAGAGACGAACACTAAAGGTAGACAGACGCTGATGTTCACGGCCACCTGGCCAAAAGAAGTCCGTGAACTGGCCTCCACTTTCATGTCTGATCCCGTAAAAGTTTCGATCGGTAACAGAGACGAATTGAGTGCGAACAAGAGGATTACCCAAGTTGTGGAAGTTATTGAGCAATTCcaaaaggagaagaaactacttgaactgctgaagaagtacCAGTCGGgagccaagaagaacgacaAAGTGCTGATTTTCGCCCTATACAAGAAGGAAGCTGCCAGAGTCGAGCGGAATCTGAAGTACAACGGCTACAAGGTTGCTGCAATTCACGGTGACTTGTCGCAGCAACAAAGAACACAGGCTCTGAGCGAGTTCAAATCCGGAGCTTCGAACCTCCTTTTGGCCACCGACGTCGCCGCTCGTGGTCTCGACATACCAAACGTCAAGACAGTGATTAACCTGACCTTCCCGCTCACAGTGGAAGACTACGTCCACAGGATTGGTAGAACCGGGAGAGCGGGCCAGACCGGCACCGCACATACCCTCTTCACGGAGCAAGAAAAGCATCTAGCCGGTGCCCTCGTAAACGTTCTTAACGGCGCCAATCAGCCTGTGCCAGAGgatctgaagaaattcGGAACGCATACTAAGAAGAAAGAACACAGCGCATACGGCGCCTTCTATAAAGACGTCGACATGAATAAGAAACCTAAGAAGATAACATTTGACTAA
- the OXR1 gene encoding Oxr1p (ancestral locus Anc_6.203), which translates to MVFGMRQALDRLKTAISPEEASSRSSSPVSTATEQSTRKSLRVRRGSVDGGLIYQDDALPTVKLNGYLPTTKNKLLMPDMCDELRNLMPTRVQLYTDWQLLYSLEQHGASLRSLYDNVAPERATPMRVGYVLVIKDRKHGIFGAYTNEPFHPTENRRYYGNGECFLWKMDRVRGLSIGERRDTGCQSEEKVHDGEYGWQFRGYPMTGVNEFAIYCQSKFLSLGAGDGHYGLWVDDSLLHGVSCPSLTFGNDVLSREGRKFHIVALEVWRVG; encoded by the coding sequence ATGGTGTTTGGCATGAGGCAAGCCCTCGATAGGCTCAAGACAGCTATATCCCCAGAAGAGGCGAGTAGTCGCTCGTCATCGCCGGTATCGACCGCAACTGAGCAATCAACTAGAAAATCTTTGAGGGTTAGACGGGGAAGTGTTGACGGGGGCCTGATTTATCAAGATGATGCCTTGCCTACTGTAAAACTCAATGGGTATCTGCCCACGACTAAAAACAAGCTTCTGATGCCTGATATGTGCGACGAGTTACGAAATTTAATGCCCACGAGAGTGCAATTGTATACAGACTGGCAGCTGTTGTATAGCCTCGAGCAGCACGGCGCATCCCTGAGGTCATTGTATGACAACGTAGCACCAGAGAGAGCGACGCCCATGAGAGTTGGGTACGTGCTGGTGATCAAAGATCGCAAGCACGGGATATTTGGTGCCTACACGAACGAGCCTTTCCACCCTACCGAAAATAGGCGATACTATGGGAATGGGGAGTGCTTTCTGTGGAAGATGGACAGAGTTCGTGGTTTGAGCATTGGTGAACGTCGTGATACCGGCTGCCAGAGCGAGGAAAAGGTCCACGACGGTGAGTACGGATGGCAGTTCAGAGGCTATCCGATGACTGGAGTCAACGAATTCGCCATCTATTGCCAGTCCaagtttctttctttgggCGCGGGAGACGGTCATTACGGCCTGTGGGTCGACGACAGTTTATTGCATGGGGTTTCCTGCCCCAGTCTCACCTTCGGCAACGACGTGCTGAGCCGGGAGGGCAGGAAATTTCACATTGTAGCTCTGGAAGTATGGCGAGTAGGATAA
- the KXD1 gene encoding Kxd1p (ancestral locus Anc_6.202), with protein sequence MSDRDECADYDSKRSQSPSIDSQAYAIPMPAEIVSQLSEGSSDDEVDNSNIEDSNGDMFLDNLVPGASSGLFMDSQDAGPMLDVSKYIFDSLIQAINSADFAEAISLQTKTSAVINARSMKLKQLIDSTKEQLAHFKSRFERGAETSKAMRHNLRQTRETISKINAELGTAYPIELNQAREKVLERQFGESPESQSDP encoded by the coding sequence ATGTCTGACCGTGATGAGTGTGCCGACTATGACTCCAAGAGGTCACAAAGTCCCAGCATCGACTCTCAAGCGTATGCGATCCCAATGCCTGCTGAAATAGTGAGCCAGCTGTCCGAAGGCAGTAGCGACGATGAGGTGGATAATTCGAACATAGAGGACAGTAACGGGGACATGTTTTTGGATAATTTGGTTCCTGGAGCCAGCAGTGGGCTTTTTATGGACTCACAGGATGCGGGACCGATGCTGGATGTTTCTAAGTACATATTTGATTCGTTAATTCAGGCTATTAACTCAGCCGATTTTGCAGAAGCCATCTCTTTGCAAACCAAGACATCTGCTGTGATTAATGCGAGGAGTATGAAACTGAAGCAATTGATAGATAGCACCAAAGAGCAGTTGGCCCATTTTAAGAGTCGCTTTGAGCGAGGTGCCGAGACATCGAAAGCCATGCGACACAACCTGCGACAGACCAGAGAGACaatcagcaagatcaatgCTGAGCTTGGTACTGCATATCCTATCGAGTTGAACCAAGCCAGGGAGAAAGTGCTGGAGCGTCAGTTTGGCGAGAGTCCTGAGAGTCAGTCAGATCCATGA
- the APL5 gene encoding Apl5p (ancestral locus Anc_6.201) produces the protein MTSLYAPSADDVKQRLRPFGIFFEKSLKDLIKGIRSNNGTPEKLQQFLAQALSECREEANSPDMNIKTNAILKLTYLEMYGFDMSWANFHILEVMSSSKLQQKRVGYLAASQSFHKDSDVLMLATNLMKKDLKFGGNYDVVKVGIALSGLSTIVTPALAADICDDLFSMLNSPKPYIRKKAVTALFKVFLQYPEALRDNFDKFAAKLEDDDTSVLSAMVSVICELSKQNPKPFIQLSPILYEILVTISNNWIIIRLLKLFTNLSKIEPKLRPKLLPKILELMDSTMATSVLYESINCIVKGNMLDGQEYDTAICCLDRLHNFCDSSDPNLRYISCVLFYKIGKINVAFISQFDKLVLRLLNDVDISTRSKALELVEGIVNEDNLQSIVLTLLKQLTEEGKAVMKIGASRFESTKEISIVITESYKTKMMNTIIHICSMDDYSNLSDFNWYNSVLLDIAMLCQELSEPRLEQKIGEQFRNIMVKVPSMREDTMSTIIKLLSTDSIYTQIPGVLKELIWSLGEFSSLIDNGDDLIESIIAKDHYYAPSVQQIVIIALLKIFSHWSNNHEHTDRARLKGIMRSLLRYLERLSCSKYFEVQERAIESMELLKLSSEALNDDPDGLPLLISDVIPSLFNYYELKPISSGAQQQMQRNVTVDCETPFLTAEELEQILEQDGNTSVHSEGSMASDISDIEPSEEIAYSSSDENQPTKDWALSKEEKEELERRKKEERQSNPFYLAEEEVQARTNNDLLDFEENAHDEQSANVIRLNRTANVTGPDEFDKSQTKSKKKKRSTKRVEILPDEVIQASNGDATIPGSDMKPSRSSPSISSLTSSNKKINLRTQNKLENFDFSKPKASSVLLGNAAEASGSQDEQVELEKLRQKFANQALVGPTDGNSDEEVVVIKKKKKNSSKKKRKESSKTNSTPANDEPDILEQ, from the coding sequence ATGACATCTTTATATGCTCCGTCTGCCGATGATGTGAAGCAGAGACTTCGACCATTTGGTATATTCTTCGAAAAATCGCTAAAGGATCTCATTAAGGGCATACGATCCAACAATGGAACACCTGAAAAATTGCAGCAATTCCTGGCTCAGGCCCTCAGTGAGTGCCGAGAAGAGGCCAATTCTCCCGACATGAACATAAAGACCAACGCGATCCTCAAGTTGACGTATCTGGAAATGTATGGTTTCGATATGTCATGGGCGAACTTCCATATACTGGAAGTTATGAGTAGCAGTaagctgcagcagaaacgGGTAGGATATCTTGCTGCTTCGCAGTCATTTCATAAGGACTCCGATGTCTTGATGCTGGCCACTaacttgatgaagaaggattTGAAGTTTGGCGGAAACTACGACGTGGTGAAGGTTGGAATTGCATTAAGCGGATTGTCTACCATCGTTACTCCGGCGTTGGCAGCGGATATCTGCGATGATTTGTTCAGTATGCTGAATAGTCCGAAGCCCTATATCAGGAAAAAGGCGGTTACAGCGCTGTTCAAGGTCTTTTTACAGTACCCGGAGGCGTTAAGAGATAACTTTGACAAGTTTGCGGCTAAActtgaggatgatgatacTTCTGTGTTGTCGGCTATGGTGAGTGTGATTTGCGAGCTTTCCAAGCAAAATCCTAAGCCGTTTATCCAGTTATCGCCAATACTCTATGAGATCTTGGTTACTATATCCAACAATTGGATCATCATCAGACTGTTGAAGCTTTTTACTAATCTATCGAAGATAGAGCCAAAACTGAGACCCAAGCTTTTACCCAAGATCCTCGAGCTTATGGATTCTACAATGGCGACGTCGGTGTTGTATGAGTCCATAAACTGTATTGTGAAAGGTAACATGCTAGATGGGCAAGAATACGATACGGCGATTTGCTGCTTGGACCGTCTGCACAACTTCTGCGACTCGTCTGATCCAAATTTAAGGTATATTAGTTGCGTTTTGTTCTACAAGATTGGTAAGATCAATGTCGCGTTTATCTCTCAGTTCGACAAACTGGTGCTTCGTTTGTTGAATGACGTTGACATTTCCACTAGATCAAAGGCATTGGAGCTCGTCGAGGGTATAGTCAACGAAGATAACTTGCAAAGCATAGTATTGACGCTACTAAAACAACTTACAGAAGAAGGCAAGGCAGTTATGAAAATCGGTGCTTCGAGATTCGAGTCAACGAAGGAGATTTCGATCGTAATTACGGAATCATACAAAACAAAGATGATGAATACAATCATCCACATATGTTCGATGGATGACTACTCCAACCTCAGCGACTTTAACTGGTACAACAGCGTTCTGCTTGATATTGCCATGTTGTGCCAAGAGCTGTCAGAACCAAGATTGGAGCAAAAAATTGGTGAACAGTTTAGGAACATTATGGTCAAAGTGCCTAGTATGAGAGAGGATACTATGTCAACTATAATAAAATTACTCTCCACTGACAGCATATACACACAAATACCAGGagttttgaaagaactcaTTTGGAGTCTTGGAGAGTTTTCCTCTTTAATAGACAACGGTGATGACTTAATTGAGTCCATAATAGCGAAGGACCACTATTATGCGCCTAGCGTTCAGCAGATTGTAATTATTGCATTGCTGAAAATCTTCAGTCATTGGAGCAACAATCATGAGCATACCGATCGAGCTCGATTGAAAGGTATAATGAGATCCCTTCTGCGATATCTAGAGAGGTTGTCCTGCTCCAAATATTTTGAGGTGCAGGAGCGTGCTATTGAGTCAATGGAATTGCTGAAGCTAAGTAGCGAGGCGTTAAATGATGATCCGGATGGGCTTCCACTTTTGATTAGCGATGTGATACCTAGTCTTTTTAACTACTATGAGTTGAAACCGATCTCATCTGGGgcccagcagcagatgcaACGTAATGTTACAGTGGATTGTGAAACACCTTTTTTgactgctgaagaattggaacaGATTCTCGAACAGGATGGAAATACTAGCGTGCATTCCGAAGGATCTATGGCTAGCGATATTAGCGATATAGAGCCCAGCGAAGAGATCGCCTATTCCAGCTCTGATGAGAATCAGCCGACTAAGGACTGGGCTTTGTCgaaggaggaaaaggaagaactggagaGGCgaaagaaggaggaaagaCAATCAAATCCATTTTATCTcgcagaggaagaagtgcaAGCCAGGACCAACAATGATTTGTTagacttcgaagaaaatGCACATGATGAACAAAGCGCCAATGTGATCCGATTAAATAGAACAGCGAACGTTACAGGTCCAGATGAATTCGATAAAAGCCAAACAAAGAgtaagaagaaaaagagatcAACTAAGAGAGTGGAAATCCTGCCCGATGAAGTGATTCAAGCAAGCAATGGAGATGCTACGATTCCCGGTTCTGACATGAAGCCCTCACGAAGCTCtccttcaatctcatcgctgACTTCCTCCAacaaaaagatcaatttAAGAACCCAAAATaaattggaaaatttcgACTTTTCAAAGCCCAAGGCTTCTTCCGTGCTTCTCGGCAATGCTGCCGAGGCTTCTGGGAGCCAAGATGAGCAAGTGGAACTGGAGAAGCTTAGACAAAAGTTCGCCAACCAGGCTCTTGTCGGGCCCACCGACGGCAacagcgatgaagaggtggTTGTCAtaaagaaaaagaagaagaattcgAGCAAGAAAAAGCGTAAGGAATCATCTAAGACAAATTCAACGCCGGCGAACGATGAACCTGATATTCTGGAACAGTAA
- the DDC1 gene encoding Ddc1p (ancestral locus Anc_6.200), which yields MSFKATISDPERHQIWSRTVNALSTIYEDVRLTITPSELIVWNINSTDTTLSKVRFSSQFFEEYTFQPREIIFGESGIQVVTDSHGVDHKLYSLQINGRHLSTVSKKPDGDAIKNFTISINNSPTCPDILTNRLLVHVEMESLIRKEYTPQFQPIEYDPIIIDLKYKRNFLNVYGSASSLPNGEMEHLDPKLQAIFNDSRKELSEALFSDDPKADSKRDNKLTAADEINFICCNQALLKNFIDNCNANVTEEFKLEINVHKLVMTAFTKAIYGKNNDILKNTMSLSNTISVADLEHYCLFTTVDEGESSSADGKKDQTKSIIFKLKDLKNFLSTTWSWKTAHNDNLNIWFCHSGDPILIELKKNGVTLQLVQVTDGSGAHFDHEDHMAGTVIKKAISPEKSKIHVTHGDTSDPRRSPLRSHQRYTTETRTSPLNDRPTSTAAHAPRRLFVTGDSQPASQRRGSGSRLDWNDQDRLSREPTEFAPEPTNTAPVRAERTGTTIEWGKRPREEDEDFSTLDRQSVLKNEKIKHFQAITKMQEAEGLGPTQQTKPKGLFD from the coding sequence ATGTCATTCAAGGCGACTATCTCAGACCCAGAAAGACACCAAATTTGGTCTCGTACGGTAAATGCACTTTCCACTATCTATGAGGACGTAAGGCTTACAATAACGCCGAGTGAATTGATCGTATGGAATATAAACAGTACAGACACTACATTGAGCAAAGTACGTTTCTCATCTcaatttttcgaagagTATACGTTCCAACCACGAGAAATAATCTTTGGTGAAAGCGGCATCCAAGTTGTGACTGACTCTCATGGTGTAGACCATAAGTTATACTCGCTCCAGATCAACGGCCGACATCTCAGTACCGTCTCCAAGAAACCAGATGGCGATGCCATCAAGAATTTTACCATTTCCATCAATAATTCGCCTACATGTCCGGATATCCTGACCAATCGACTTTTGGTGCATGTTGAAATGGAATCTTTGATTAGAAAAGAATATACGCCGCAATTCCAACCTATAGAATATGATCCAATAATTATTGATCTGAAATACAAGaggaacttcttgaatgTGTATGGATCTGCAAGCTCACTGCCGAATGGTGAAATGGAACACTTGGATCCTAAGCTGCAAGCGATCTTTAATGATTCCAGAAAAGAATTATCTGAGGCCCTCTTCAGCGATGATCCGAAAGCGGATTCTAAGAGAGATAATAAGCTGACGGCAGCTGATGAAATTAATTTTATATGCTGCAACCAAGCGTtactgaagaacttcattgACAACTGCAATGCGAATGTAACCGAGGAATTCAAGCTGGAGATCAATGTTCACAAGCTTGTGATGACTGCGTTTACGAAGGCTATCTATGGTAAAAATAATGATATTCTGAAGAACACTATGAGTCTGAGCAACACAATCAGCGTCGCGGATCTCGAACACTATTGTTTGTTTACTACCGTAGACGAAGGTGAGTCTTCTAGCGCAGATGGGAAGAAGGATCAAACGAAATCCATAATATTTAAACTGAAAGATCTCAAAAATTTCCTGAGTACAACGTGGAGTTGGAAAACCGCTCATAATGATAACTTGAACATATGGTTTTGCCATAGTGGTGATCCTATTCTGATAGAGctgaaaaaaaatggcGTAACGCTACAGCTGGTTCAAGTAACAGACGGTAGCGGCGCACATTTCGACCACGAAGATCATATGGCTGGAACAGTGATTAAGAAAGCAATATCCCCCGAGAAGTCCAAGATTCATGTCACTCACGGCGATACCTCCGATCCACGTCGTAGTCCTCTGAGAAGCCATCAGAGGTACACCACCGAAACACGAACGAGCCCTCTGAATGATCGGCCTACGTCTACTGCCGCGCATGCGCCCAGGCGACTCTTTGTCACCGGCGATTCACAGCCGGCTTCGCAGAGGAGAGGTTCTGGTTCGAGACTTGACTGGAACGATCAAGATCGACTCAGCCGAGAGCCCACGGAATTTGCTCCAGAGCCGACTAACACTGCACCTGTTCGTGCCGAAAGAACAGGTACTACGATTGAATGGGGAAAAAGGCCCCGagaagaggatgaggacTTTTCAACTCTCGACAGACAGAGTGTGCTCAAAAatgagaagatcaagcatTTCCAGGCAATAACTAAAATGCAGGAAGCCGAGGGACTAGGCCCCACTCAGCAGACAAAACCGAAGGGTCTATTCGATTAG